The DNA region cttatccatcctagtgtgcccgcacatccacctcaacatactcatttctgctactttcatcttctggatatgtgagttcgtAACAGCCCAACACTCAACCCCGTACATCATTTCTGCTACTCAGTGGAtataagtttttttaaaaaaaacatgtcGATTTTTTTACAACGAGGTGGTTTTTTAACTTGAATTTCTTTTCGATTTTTCTTGAACACCCTAAATGATGAACAGTCGATAGTGAACTTGTCTGACCAAACAGAAAAAAATTAAAGAGCACAACTGGTTCAGCTTTGGCAAAAATGTTTGGCCGGCAGTTGTGACATAATCGCCAAcaaagatttaattttttttatttaaaagctTTAAATATTCAATTAGCCCCTCTGATTAAACTAAAGAAGATTTCAGAGCAAAGTTATCTTTTTCCATTTGTCAATATTCCCATTTTCCAGCCTTTATTTCATCCTTCTAAGGTCATGACTAAAACCCCAAATcttaatttttggaaaatattctACCAACAGTATACCGTATGTCAAAAAATGCTTCAGTGTTAATATATAAATGGCTATAACGTCTGCTACGAAAGTAGATATCTTTATAGAATCCTTCAACAAAAAGATAAATTTGTTTATCGTTAGCAATTGAAAGATCTTATGAGTGAAGCAGTTCATCAATCACTATAAGAATGCACAATACATTGGGACAGGAGTTAACCACAGCCATAGACATTGTCGAAGTGAATGTATTTCAAACTTGGACATATAAACTAATAAGTGTGTACATTCATTGATTGCATATATACACAGGTCTTTCTTCCAAGTCTCTCTCTGTTTCTCTGCTTCAGAAAGGAGATGGCTTCTTTCGCGATTGAGGACTTTATTGGAAATGGATCGCTGCAGGGACTTATTCCAAAGCTGTTGGAGGAAGGGTGGGATGATGTACCAACACTGAAGATTATGACTGCAGATGATATGAACGAGTTGAACATGACTCAACGGCAAAAGGTTCTCTTTACTGATAATTCACCCTTCTTGTATATACCTCAAGAAAATCATCTGGGGTTCTTCATATTCTTTTGCAAATCTTTGTAAACAACTAAGTAATTCTTGTATTTCCCTAGAACAATATAAAGTATCAGAAAAATAAAGTTCCAACAAAAGAAATAAGAGATCATTAAAACATCTTTGTGCGCAATCAAAAATCCTAAACTCCTCCATTCCATTTCTACGTTTTTACTCAAAATAAACTTTCAACAGGCACATCTGAATAAAGGTAAGAAACAAAATAAGATATTGTTctgatttctatttctttctTACTCAAGGATGCGCTGGAAATAAGGTCATACCTGCATGATCATGCACTGATGCAATATGCAGATAAGCTTGAGGAGTCTGGGAATTCCCTTTCTGAGCTTCTTAACTTGAGTGCAGTAGATCTTACTGCAAAGTATGGAATGAAAAGGGGCCATGTTGCCCGTTTTACAGACAGAACTGCAGCTTGCGGGGGAGATTCTTTGCCAGAAGCCAACGATCTCCAAGTGAGGAGAAGAAGTGCCTCGAGGAATGAGAGTCTTTACAGGAGAGAGATTTCTGCTGTCAACTCCAGGAAGCAGAGTATGACGAGATCCCTTAGGAGAACCAATACAGCTAATGATGTATCCCTTGAACAATCATTGGCTGATTTCAAAATTAAAGATGGACATGTTTTTAAGGGAACAGTAGCTTCAATGCCAGATGAGCCTAGAGCATGCGGCTGTGTGCAGGCCACCCCAGTAGTTGAGAATGTTGCTCCTTATTCTACCATTGAGAATATCTCAGTTCAGAAACTAACGCCAGAGTACAAGATTGGAATGGAGCGTTTGGTGAAAACAAAGACTCCGCCACTGAAGGCTTCAGAGCTCTGGCGTGATAAACCAGCAGTGATTATATGCATTCGTCGCCCTGGGTAAAGCATCAAATCATTTCTGCAATTAACACCTATAATTTGTTAATTGTAGTTCAATGGATATGCTATGTCTCAGACACAGTATATGCAATGTCTCGGACGCTGCCTCTTATAGGATATAACAGATACTAGGTtaaacagaaataaagaaaccTCTTGCAAGAATTTCACAGGGAAACTCAAGTCAATACCTGCATAAAACTTCAATCACAATAGAAGATCCAACAATGCATGTGATCCCACTAGACTCTGGATACATTGATGAAGGATATAACCTAGGAATGTTTTTCCCCTTTAAAGAACAAAtggtatttatatttttataagaaGATGAAATTAAATCTTTTTCTATGAGCATGAATTACTGAATCTAATCCCAAAAAGATGATGGAAACAGGTGCATTATGTGCAGAGCTGAAGCCCACCAACTTTATGCAAAGAAACCAATATTTGACGCATTGGGGTTTCAATTATTTGCTGTTCTTCATGAGCAAATAGAATCAGAGGTAACTTTTTACTACTTTTTTGCTGACATTTCTTTGGAAGGACCTGGTTCATTATGCTGGGTTTTGTAATCCAGTTAAAGGATTTCTGGCCACGATACTGGGGTGGCGTAGTCCTCTTTGACAAAAGCATGGCATTTTATAAAGCTCTGGGAGGAGGAAATCTGCTAAAAGACAGGTTCATATCAGGCTTTCTATTTAATCCTCGAGCTATTGCAAATTATAAGAGAGCGAAAGCCATGGGGGTGGAGCAGAACTTCAGGGGTGAAGGTGAGATAAAAGGAGGACTTTTCATTGTCGGCAAAGGAAAAAGTGGAGTTGCTTATCAATttattgaaaggaattttggagACTGGGCACCCcttgctgaagtttttgagaTTTGTCACCGCTTGCAGGTAAAGTTTTCTAGCTTCTCTAATAATCTCATTATCGCATACCCCTAAATTTTAGTctaatgagatttttcttcaaatattcTAGAATCCGCCGGAAAGTCAGTCAGAGTTGTTCCCATCATTACTACAACGGGATTAGATATGGTTATTGCTTCTATGGAATAAGCCCTTGTTTGAATCTCAAGCTGAAAGAAGCTATATCTCtttcaaacttaaaattttatgttTCATTATCACAGCTTTTTTGTTGTATGTATAACTACCCACAGTAAATTCCTTGATGATACTGGAATTGTATTGGTGTTAGAATCTAGTCAGACTGGCAATATATCTATTTCTTTTGAATCACATAAGGCAGAAGTGCCGATATGTAGATTGTACTCAACTAGTACATCAGGTATGCATTGGTAACTTATAAACACTTAGGACAAAGATTGTAAATCATCTCATATAACAATATAAAAGGCAAAtaaagaaaattcccaaaaatcaGTAGCTTTTCATCCGAAGAGCAGAAGACTGACTCCCTTTTACAAGATAAATAAAAATCATCTGCTTCTCCTATCCAAAAGCCAATAGCTGCAAGTTAAAGCTTTCTCATATTGATGTGTTTATGAATCAAAAGTTACCAACAGAACTATATTTTCTCCCAAAACTAACAGAATTAGATAACAACGTCAATGTCTAAAGGGCTGTAATTTGTCAACATAATCAGCTATGTTATGGTTAACTTACGTTGTCAAGAGGATTGGTAGCCTCATAAATCAGATACTCCATGTTTCACGCTTGCATGCTACTCAATATGGAAATTGATGAGCTCTGAGTCGTGGTGCTTCTGAGAATGGCTCCGCAGTCTTCTGTAATTTGAGCTAATATATAGCAgacatagccaagtcctctcatGGGAAGCAAATGTATACTTTTAAAAGAATCAGTGAGATTATTCGTCTCTCATATAACGTGCAAACACAGGAACCAGCATGATGCATGTAACAGTTCCCTTTGATCAAATGGAAGGATGGATTCCTGCCTTTAGCGACTTCATTCTATCACTCCTTTACTTGTTCGCTATGGCTTGAAAATTAATCGCATGAGAGAGTAAGAGATTGAAAAGAGGATAAGTGGACCTCGTTACTGATCTGAAATTATGGGCAAATTATCACCAGAAATCTCCACAAGAACATTTTCCATCCTTAAATAAATGAAATCTAACTGCATCTCTTACAAGAATTTCTCTTTGGGTGATCTTAGAAATGATTTTAGTTGCACTATGGCAATCACCACATACCCTTAGGTTTTTAACCACTCTTATTGGGAGCCCAGGGGGGATAAAGATCAAACCAAAGGCAATAGCAAGCCTCTCGCTGTGGTGGTTAAGCAATTTAATTTTATCGGACACTTCAACGTTATGCATGACATGAGTTACATCCGGTACATAACCCTCGTCTATCATTTTAGCGTTCAATTTCTCCAGTTCTGCATATATTTGATTTGAAAATGGACTTGACTTGTCATCAGCAGAGAAAATGTGCACTCTGTTTTTATATTTGATCCAACTACATCCTGGCTCCTTCCTCACACCTCTATCTCTCATGGCCCTC from Nicotiana tabacum cultivar K326 chromosome 24, ASM71507v2, whole genome shotgun sequence includes:
- the LOC107784819 gene encoding uncharacterized protein LOC107784819; this encodes MASFAIEDFIGNGSLQGLIPKLLEEGWDDVPTLKIMTADDMNELNMTQRQKDALEIRSYLHDHALMQYADKLEESGNSLSELLNLSAVDLTAKYGMKRGHVARFTDRTAACGGDSLPEANDLQVRRRSASRNESLYRREISAVNSRKQSMTRSLRRTNTANDVSLEQSLADFKIKDGHVFKGTVASMPDEPRACGCVQATPVVENVAPYSTIENISVQKLTPEYKIGMERLVKTKTPPLKASELWRDKPAVIICIRRPGCIMCRAEAHQLYAKKPIFDALGFQLFAVLHEQIESELKDFWPRYWGGVVLFDKSMAFYKALGGGNLLKDRFISGFLFNPRAIANYKRAKAMGVEQNFRGEGEIKGGLFIVGKGKSGVAYQFIERNFGDWAPLAEVFEICHRLQNPPESQSELFPSLLQRD